One Dunckerocampus dactyliophorus isolate RoL2022-P2 chromosome 15, RoL_Ddac_1.1, whole genome shotgun sequence genomic window, aagctGCTTTGACAAGACACCATGTCGTGTAATGCACGGTTGGTACAATACAGTATACCGTATTATTTTCAATAGCTGTCTTCACTAGGGTCCCCAATAGGTTCCTCACTAggttcctcactagggttgcaggtatgctggagcctattccggctgacttggggcgagaggcgtgAATGAAACATGTATGTAATCCTATTCGATGGCAGAATGAGCTGCTATCAGTGAGAAGCATGTGATCAGCTTTAGAGGAAAAGCATTTCTAGAGTTTTTATGGCTGCGTCCTTCGTGTGGATTTTTTTGGCAAACAATCCAACGTATGCTAGACCCACTCACTGCTTGCCCGGTGACCTCAAACGAATGCGAGCGCCTCTTCTTGCAACGCGCCTCAAAGTCTGCCTCTCGGTGGGTTTGGTTCTTGCTGGTGGCCTTGTGGGGGCATGTCCAGGTCACCTGCGTGCTGGGGCCCTCGCCGGTGCTGCAGGACAGGTTGTCGTCGGAGGTGGTGCGTCGGAGTTCGGGGCTGGGCTGTCTGCCGCGCCGCACCGGCAGACTTCTAGGGAGCGCCTCACAGGAAAAGAGGCCGCTCTTCTGCTTTGGGGGCTCCGTCGGCGAGGACGCGGGGGGCAACCGCAAGGCCTCCACCTCCCGGGCTTTGGAGCGCCGCCGTGCTGCCTTGACTGAAATGTTGTGGACGCCCTTGAGGATCTGCTGCCGCTCTGTGGACACACAAAGTTATTTTGTCACTGCTGTCGGGGGAGGCAGCCATGGACGTCCTACCGTTTTGTGAAAGGGGGGCATCAGGACCCGCCTCGCTGCTCTCAGGCGATGAGTCCAGGTGGCTGCTGACGCTGTGGCTGAGTTGAGTGAAGCTCAGCGAGCTGACTGGAACCAGCGGCTGCAGCTGAACCATCAAACCATCAAACAAGCAGCTTGAATACGTTTGCACCATCATCAAGGTCAGTCACTTTTACAAGGTCAGGTGCAGAAAAGTCTTGGAGGTCATATTTACATTCCTTTCACACGTGAAAGGTCCATAAAGCATCTCCGTCTACAGCTGATCTACAGTAACGCGCCAATCAGCACCTCTGTTCAACCAAGCGGGTCTCTATCATCGCCGGgtgtacaaaagcaaataactgctaGGGTGTGTGCCAAAACTCTTCAGCCTTAACAGCTGCGGCTGTAGGCAACTTCCTGATGAAGATTTGAATATCACAGCTTTGTCTACCTCTGCttacgctttaaaatgttggctaCTCTCCTCAGCTGTCATGCATGTTTCATTACTTTTGCCTCCGATGAGGTCATCAGTGCAGGCTGAGCAGGTATCTGCTATTCCGTATCCGCATGCGCACGTTAGCGGCTTCAAGGTACACCACGCCATGAAAAAGACACGCTTTCAAAACGCcatgttttgaaatattttgttcATGAATGATCTTCTTTCCGTtccgctttctcatgcactctaaaGCATGGAACTCTCCAACGTCCTGTTTCAGGTCAGTAAAGGTCCCGCTTCACTGATGCTAAAAGACGTTTAAGCGCATCAAACCATGACAAGGCAGAATTAAAGTGATTCCAGAGAGCCACAAGGTACCCCACGTGGCATCTAGAGGGCAAGTTGGGAAACGGAAGCTCACCTCTCTGCTGCCCTTTCCGTTGAGGTGGATGGGGGGCGGCGTCATGACAGCAGAGGTCTTCATGTGCCGGGCCTGAGTGGTGTTCCTAAAAACTTTGTTGCCGTCCCTGATATGAGACAAAGGACAAACATGTGGAGCAGTGGTGGGCATGGTGGTGGGGATGGTGGTGATTTGCTCCACAAGGTGTCCTCACTGCTCAGGCTCTGGCAGGATGGGAGGCAAGGTGTGCCTGCGAAGTTTGGCTTGTCCTTGTCGTTCATTGGCGCACACGTTGCGTACGCTTTCCTGGTCCGAGTCCACGTCCTGGGTGGCATCACGACCCTGAGCGGGCAGGGCGATCTTGGGTAGAGAGCCCGCCTGGGAGGATCAGGGGTTAATCACCTGGTCCGAGGCTACTTGAGATCTTTGTTTGGTAGTTTGTACCTTGATGGTGTGCCTGGTGGTCACCTTGTCCAAAGCCACCGCACAGTCCAGCTTCCTCTTGTCCAGCTCTCTGGCGTATATTTCGTAGAGCTCCTGCAGGTGGGGCGGGACTAGAAGGCTGTGGTCTGAAGAACACAAAGTCAAACAATGAAGGAAGCAGATCACGACCAAATAAAGATCTTCAGTAGGCCTCAATAGAAGACTTCAGTAGAAGTTCCAGACTGACCGTCAATTAACTGCCGCTGTTGTTGTATGATTTCGTCACAGAGGTGCCGGTGCATCTCGAAACGCTGCACCACAAAGTTCTTCCGTCGGATCACATTGTCCTTCAGCAGAGCGTGCGACTGCATCTCTGCATTCTCGATCTCCAGCTCGTGCACCTTGCACAGGAGGCCCAGTACCTCCCGCTGCTCCTCCGAGCTCACCCTCCGCGGCAGAAGCTCCTCCAAGTGGCGAGCCCGATCCCGCAGATCCAAAAACCTGCGCTCCAGCTGCGCCTTCAACAGGTAGAAAGACGGGGAAGTACTCAGTTTCATGTCAAAGTAGGCGGAGTATTTGGACTTTCTTGGAGATGAAGACCTTCTGCTTGTGGAGCTTCTTCTGCTCCGTCATGAGGGCCGCCAGGTTCTCTCTGGCCATCACAACCTCCTCTGTCTCGTTGGTTTCCGGCGGAGAGTCCGGGGAATCCGAGTCCTTGTCGCTGTCATCCTTACTCATGCGTTCCTTTCGCTTTTCTGCTCGCCACTTCCTCCTTCGCCGGCTGCACTCATGCTCCCAGCTGCACATAAGACACAAATATTCTAAAGCTTCCTAACGCTCATCAACCTTCAGGTGACTTGGAGACTGACTCTGCGATAGCGAACAGCTGTTTGGACGTGTCAATCTGGATCTCCATGTTATTATTCTCCAGCTCCATCAGATTCCTGCGGATCTCCATCTGCTGGCGGAAACCGTCCAGGAGCTGCTCCCTCAGCTGGTCCATGTCGGCCCGGCTCTGCTTGCACGAGTGGGCTTGGACCTCCGCTGGTTTAGAAGATAAAGCATCAGCGGAGCATCAGAACTGAAGCCATGATCGTTGTCAGGTGACGGCCAAGAGGAGGTGGGGCTTCACCCTGCACGTGGCGGATGTCGGCCCTATCAGAGCTGTGCTGGCGGCCCGCCTGGTCGGCGATCTTCTTCTTCAGGCGTTCAATCTCGCAACGAAGGTCCGAGATGATGTTAGTGTACTGAGCGATGTGGTAGGACACGTTTATCAGGTTCTTTTTCACCTGAGgaacacaaacgcttgattAGCATGCAGTCTTCTGCTTAttatcattactattattactattatcattCAGTTCTTACACTACGGGGTTCCAGACTTCAATGAAATGGTTGCATTTTGTGAGTGAAGTTTTCATCTGCACGTCGTGCAcgtgcgaccagataaaagtattaCGGTGACAAAGGGCGTCCCTTCTTATGGTGACAGTGAAAAACAGTGTGTGAAGCTGATGACAGCTTGTCTCAGTCTAAAGCTATCCATGCCAGCTGGACTCACATTAGCTTGCACTATTCTAccgtctttgtttacacattttgcctggctccactgtctctctggtggcagctagctagttagctagttaTAGTTATTCACCTTAATATTACTTAATTATCCCTGCATTATTGACAAAAATACATCCTTGTGATTATGGGTATGGGTGTGGGTATGCTTATAggtatggttatggttatggttatgggtATGGGTATGGGTGTGGGTGTGGTTATGGGTGTGGGTGTGGTTATGGGTGTGGTTATGGGTATGGgtgtggttatggttatgggtGTGGTTATGGGTATGGGAATGGGTGTGGTTATGGTTGTGGGTGTGGTTATGGGTATGGgtgtggttatggttatgggtGTGGTTATGGGTGTGGGTGTGGTTATGGGTGTGGGTGTGGTTATGGGtacatttgatttgaacatgcatgcaggttacaatggaatacatcacatgattctttcacagttccacatgttcaaaaggagtagCAAGAAGCAAAGTGTATTTAACCCTACCCCACATCCATTCCACATtctgtgcagtacatattattcacttcctgcattccgtGTGTGATTAACAATGTTAAGTGATATTTTCACAATTGATATAACAATCagcataataatcaataatagagacaagcataacTAAACAAGTTTAGccaacatcaactgcttgtattgtttttggaatTGTTCCTTCATTGGCTTCCACAGCTGATGTTGTGGGTTTTAGCGTCGTCCTGTAAGTCTTTCAAGTTGAATTTTTCcccaagatcatatttctcctctccgCTGGAGAAGTATTAGCAgcttattgttaactttatgcatcattttagcgtTTGAACATTAAATCAGCTAAAAGTAATATCGGTGATTTGAAAAACAAGGGATTCTCTTGTCCTCACTGAGCTTTTTTGCGGGGTTTAGCTCGTTTTTGAAAAAGGCATCATTTGAAATGTTGTTCCATTTGAATGAATGTAGAAAGATGATGTGATTTCATTATTGATGAGCTTTTCATCTCACCCGTGTGCGAATACTTTTGGCGCGGTCCGCATACGTCAGCGTGTTGCGGGACTCCTCGAAGGCCACGGAGGCGGGGCTTATGTGGGCTATCATGATGGTTCGGCTGTTCCCGCCCAGGGAGTCCTGTCAATCAAAGACGTCAGCCGTCACTAATCCATCAAGAAAACGCACGAGGACGACGAGGCCACACCACCGATCACCTTGAGGAGGCGTGTCAGCTTGCTGTCCCGGTAGTTGACGTACTTGTTGCCGTTCTTGTCGCTCAGCGCGTTGATGCAGTTCCCCAACGCCAGCAGTGAACGGTTGATGTGGGCCCCCTCTTTTAACCTTTGACCCCGATTCTGGGTCTGATTGACACATGGACTTACGTCAACCAGAACACTGGCTGCATGGCcaaatcattaggtacacatctAATGAAGGACACctgacgcgcacacacacatgcacgtgcacacacgcacctGTGCTGCTCGTTCCGAGCCGGCCAGGTCGATCATGAAGAGGCGCGCGAAGCGGACTTCCTGCAGGACGTCCCGGCAGCGGCTCTGCTGCTTGATGGCCACCTGCAGCACAGCGTGAGAGCGCGACGATGTCTGATTGGCGGCGGTGGGCTCCTGTGTGCGCTGCTTGTTGCCCTTCATCAGCAGCTCCATGATCTGCCAGCACACCTGTGAGCTCACTACGCTGCGTTAGGACAATTATTGACAAAAAACACACGCTCACCTCTTGAGCATTGATGGTGGACACCTCAGTGATGCCTGCCACCTGGATCACTCCTTTAGCGTCCTCTCTGAGGTCCAGGAAGCCCGAGGACGGGTTCAGCAGGTCACGGATCATCTCGTTGTAGATCTACAATCACGCAGACCGTAAAACACTAAACATGCTGCCAATGATCATCAGAATAATCATGAACATAATCACAACAATCATTCAAAACTCCATCAGTATGTCCTCCTATTCTTCTTCTGATGATCAGGATGATTATGAAATAATAGGATAGAAATGTATGAGAACTACGTGAACATGTTGGCACTGACCGTGCCAACGTCTCTATCATGATTGGGACTTTTGACCAGAATCCTTACGTTGAAATACTTTTCTTGCCCACTAGATGGCGCCAAATACACCAGAAGGCCATCCTCATCTGCAAAATCCTCTTCAGAACGCATTTCTAATCGATCACGTGTAGTATGCTGCTCTTGCTATGTGATAATATTACCGTCTGGGAACCATgcatgagtgtgtatgtgtttatatactgtatgtatattttatacagGTATACTGTTCATCTTTGCATGTAAGCTGTGCAAACGCTGGTGTGTgaaacatgtgcatgtgtgtagaaggggtgtgtatgtgtgcctgTACGTAGCGTAGTGTATATCTTTGTATGCAGGCTGTAAAACGTCTTTGCTCCCTGGAAACAGCAAACAGTCAACACGTGCGTGCGCTAGTCATTCAACACGGCTAATAGCACACTTTTTCTGACTTCACACCCCCGCGGCCTGCCAGAGAAGCTTCAATACGGACGTCCATCGCGGGAAATATAATGACAGCCTTTTCAATGTCGGATGCAAAGCATCATTTCCACCCGGGAGATGAAGGAAATGAAGGAACAAAAGCATCAAGCATCTCCATCTGCTCTGCTCCATCTGATGACGCCCCAAGTGATCATTCTGGAGCAGCACACTACACACACGCACTCCAAAGTAGAGTGGAAGCTCCTAAAGACGTTCCTAAAGCTCCACAGGTGTTCCGCTACTTGTGTGTTTATGCGTTAGAAGGAAACGTGGAGTCCTGACCTCCAGATAGGACATGGAGACGCTGTACATCATGTCATCACTGGTCTCCTCGATGGCCTTGAAGAGGTCGTTCAAGGTGCGGACGTAGATGCCGGGCTCCTTGTCGGTGCCCAGCATGGTGTACGTCTTTCCACAACCTGCAAACACCACACCATCGAAATAAAAGCGTCTTTATAGCCTTTTTGTGCATTAATAGTCACTCTTATGTTCGCTTAGTCCATCACTTGCTTCCATGTCGTTAGTAGGAGAACTGCATGGAGAGCAGTTATTGATCACTCAGCGTAGCAACAGATGCTTCTTGATGTTAGAAGAAGAGTATGTGGAAGTAGAAACACATAGAGACGGTGTTCCTGCCATGTAGAAATGTTTTAGAAAA contains:
- the kif19 gene encoding kinesin-like protein KIF19 isoform X1; this translates as MRNIDEKKGILIDTFSFRVIWINCCWEVTCQQVRRLPERSEKMVVLMDPMEDPDDVLRANRSREKTYVFDVAFDYLASQEEVYRATTKGLIEGLISGYNATVFAYGPTGCGKTYTMLGTDKEPGIYVRTLNDLFKAIEETSDDMMYSVSMSYLEIYNEMIRDLLNPSSGFLDLREDAKGVIQVAGITEVSTINAQEIMELLMKGNKQRTQEPTAANQTSSRSHAVLQVAIKQQSRCRDVLQEVRFARLFMIDLAGSERAAQTQNRGQRLKEGAHINRSLLALGNCINALSDKNGNKYVNYRDSKLTRLLKDSLGGNSRTIMIAHISPASVAFEESRNTLTYADRAKSIRTRVKKNLINVSYHIAQYTNIISDLRCEIERLKKKIADQAGRQHSSDRADIRHVQAEVQAHSCKQSRADMDQLREQLLDGFRQQMEIRRNLMELENNNMEIQIDTSKQLFAIADWEHECSRRRRKWRAEKRKERMSKDDSDKDSDSPDSPPETNETEEVVMARENLAALMTEQKKLHKQKAQLERRFLDLRDRARHLEELLPRRVSSEEQREVLGLLCKVHELEIENAEMQSHALLKDNVIRRKNFVVQRFEMHRHLCDEIIQQQRQLIDDHSLLVPPHLQELYEIYARELDKRKLDCAVALDKVTTRHTIKAGSLPKIALPAQGRDATQDVDSDQESVRNVCANERQGQAKLRRHTLPPILPEPEQDGNKVFRNTTQARHMKTSAVMTPPPIHLNGKGSRELQPLVPVSSLSFTQLSHSVSSHLDSSPESSEAGPDAPLSQNERQQILKGVHNISVKAARRRSKAREVEALRLPPASSPTEPPKQKSGLFSCEALPRSLPVRRGRQPSPELRRTTSDDNLSCSTGEGPSTQVTWTCPHKATSKNQTHREADFEARCKKRRSHSFEVTGQALPQSKATTAVRFRPLDSTSDPHLHVNGQPQVPLLRPQFRGVPPLAKIRAPVSNQQAGQTASHFLFEDPFPLELLLSLSVSTGPTSEASMAQMNNTKRIPFLRQPQPPLHITNGGQRPRRH
- the kif19 gene encoding kinesin-like protein KIF19 isoform X6, producing the protein MKKKMVVLMDPMEDPDDVLRANRSREKTYVFDVAFDYLASQEEVYRATTKGLIEGLISGYNATVFAYGPTGCGKTYTMLGTDKEPGIYVRTLNDLFKAIEETSDDMMYSVSMSYLEIYNEMIRDLLNPSSGFLDLREDAKGVIQVAGITEVSTINAQEIMELLMKGNKQRTQEPTAANQTSSRSHAVLQVAIKQQSRCRDVLQEVRFARLFMIDLAGSERAAQTQNRGQRLKEGAHINRSLLALGNCINALSDKNGNKYVNYRDSKLTRLLKDSLGGNSRTIMIAHISPASVAFEESRNTLTYADRAKSIRTRVKKNLINVSYHIAQYTNIISDLRCEIERLKKKIADQAGRQHSSDRADIRHVQAEVQAHSCKQSRADMDQLREQLLDGFRQQMEIRRNLMELENNNMEIQIDTSKQLFAIADWEHECSRRRRKWRAEKRKERMSKDDSDKDSDSPDSPPETNETEEVVMARENLAALMTEQKKLHKQKAQLERRFLDLRDRARHLEELLPRRVSSEEQREVLGLLCKVHELEIENAEMQSHALLKDNVIRRKNFVVQRFEMHRHLCDEIIQQQRQLIDDHSLLVPPHLQELYEIYARELDKRKLDCAVALDKVTTRHTIKAGSLPKIALPAQGRDATQDVDSDQESVRNVCANERQGQAKLRRHTLPPILPEPEQDGNKVFRNTTQARHMKTSAVMTPPPIHLNGKGSRELQPLVPVSSLSFTQLSHSVSSHLDSSPESSEAGPDAPLSQNERQQILKGVHNISVKAARRRSKAREVEALRLPPASSPTEPPKQKSGLFSCEALPRSLPVRRGRQPSPELRRTTSDDNLSCSTGEGPSTQVTWTCPHKATSKNQTHREADFEARCKKRRSHSFEVTGQALPQSKATTAVRFRPLDSTSDPHLHVNGQPQVPLLRPQFRGVPPLAKIRAPVSNQQAGQTASHFLFEDPFPLELLLSLSVSTGPTSEASMAQMNNTKRIPFLRQPQPPLHITNGGQRPRRH
- the kif19 gene encoding kinesin-like protein KIF19 isoform X3; this translates as MRNIDEKKGILIDTFSFRVIWINCCWEVTCQQVRRLPERSEKMVVLMDPMEDPDDVLRANRSREKTYVFDVAFDYLASQEEVYRATTKGLIEGLISGYNATVFAYGPTGCGKTYTMLGTDKEPGIYVRTLNDLFKAIEETSDDMMYSVSMSYLEIYNEMIRDLLNPSSGFLDLREDAKGVIQVAGITEVSTINAQEIMELLMKGNKQRTQEPTAANQTSSRSHAVLQVAIKQQSRCRDVLQEVRFARLFMIDLAGSERAAQTQNRGQRLKEGAHINRSLLALGNCINALSDKNGNKYVNYRDSKLTRLLKDSLGGNSRTIMIAHISPASVAFEESRNTLTYADRAKSIRTRVKKNLINVSYHIAQYTNIISDLRCEIERLKKKIADQAGRQHSSDRADIRHVQAEVQAHSCKQSRADMDQLREQLLDGFRQQMEIRRNLMELENNNMEIQIDTSKQLFAIADWEHECSRRRRKWRAEKRKERMSKDDSDKDSDSPDSPPETNETEEVVMARENLAALMTEQKKLHKQKAQLERRFLDLRDRARHLEELLPRRVSSEEQREVLGLLCKVHELEIENAEMQSHALLKDNVIRRKNFVVQRFEMHRHLCDEIIQQQRQLIDDHSLLVPPHLQELYEIYARELDKRKLDCAVALDKVTTRHTIKAGSLPKIALPAQGRDATQDVDSDQESVRNVCANERQGQAKLRRHTLPPILPEPEQDGNKVFRNTTQARHMKTSAVMTPPPIHLNGKGSRELQPLVPVSSLSFTQLSHSVSSHLDSSPESSEAGPDAPLSQNERQQILKGVHNISVKAARRRSKAREVEALRLPPASSPTEPPKQKSGLFSCEALPRSLPVRRGRQPSPELRRTTSDDNLSCSTGEGPSTQVTWTCPHKATSKNQTHREADFEARCKKRRSHSFEVTGQALPQSKATTAVRFRPLDSTSDPHLHVNGQPQVPLLRPQFRGVPPLAKIRAPVSNQQAVSTGPTSEASMAQMNNTKRIPFLRQPQPPLHITNGGQRPRRH
- the kif19 gene encoding kinesin-like protein KIF19 isoform X2, which produces MKDTGESKEQQLTVALRIRPLSDGEQEEAATIVAHRLDEQMVVLMDPMEDPDDVLRANRSREKTYVFDVAFDYLASQEEVYRATTKGLIEGLISGYNATVFAYGPTGCGKTYTMLGTDKEPGIYVRTLNDLFKAIEETSDDMMYSVSMSYLEIYNEMIRDLLNPSSGFLDLREDAKGVIQVAGITEVSTINAQEIMELLMKGNKQRTQEPTAANQTSSRSHAVLQVAIKQQSRCRDVLQEVRFARLFMIDLAGSERAAQTQNRGQRLKEGAHINRSLLALGNCINALSDKNGNKYVNYRDSKLTRLLKDSLGGNSRTIMIAHISPASVAFEESRNTLTYADRAKSIRTRVKKNLINVSYHIAQYTNIISDLRCEIERLKKKIADQAGRQHSSDRADIRHVQAEVQAHSCKQSRADMDQLREQLLDGFRQQMEIRRNLMELENNNMEIQIDTSKQLFAIADWEHECSRRRRKWRAEKRKERMSKDDSDKDSDSPDSPPETNETEEVVMARENLAALMTEQKKLHKQKAQLERRFLDLRDRARHLEELLPRRVSSEEQREVLGLLCKVHELEIENAEMQSHALLKDNVIRRKNFVVQRFEMHRHLCDEIIQQQRQLIDDHSLLVPPHLQELYEIYARELDKRKLDCAVALDKVTTRHTIKAGSLPKIALPAQGRDATQDVDSDQESVRNVCANERQGQAKLRRHTLPPILPEPEQDGNKVFRNTTQARHMKTSAVMTPPPIHLNGKGSRELQPLVPVSSLSFTQLSHSVSSHLDSSPESSEAGPDAPLSQNERQQILKGVHNISVKAARRRSKAREVEALRLPPASSPTEPPKQKSGLFSCEALPRSLPVRRGRQPSPELRRTTSDDNLSCSTGEGPSTQVTWTCPHKATSKNQTHREADFEARCKKRRSHSFEVTGQALPQSKATTAVRFRPLDSTSDPHLHVNGQPQVPLLRPQFRGVPPLAKIRAPVSNQQAGQTASHFLFEDPFPLELLLSLSVSTGPTSEASMAQMNNTKRIPFLRQPQPPLHITNGGQRPRRH
- the kif19 gene encoding kinesin-like protein KIF19 isoform X7 produces the protein MVVLMDPMEDPDDVLRANRSREKTYVFDVAFDYLASQEEVYRATTKGLIEGLISGYNATVFAYGPTGCGKTYTMLGTDKEPGIYVRTLNDLFKAIEETSDDMMYSVSMSYLEIYNEMIRDLLNPSSGFLDLREDAKGVIQVAGITEVSTINAQEIMELLMKGNKQRTQEPTAANQTSSRSHAVLQVAIKQQSRCRDVLQEVRFARLFMIDLAGSERAAQTQNRGQRLKEGAHINRSLLALGNCINALSDKNGNKYVNYRDSKLTRLLKDSLGGNSRTIMIAHISPASVAFEESRNTLTYADRAKSIRTRVKKNLINVSYHIAQYTNIISDLRCEIERLKKKIADQAGRQHSSDRADIRHVQAEVQAHSCKQSRADMDQLREQLLDGFRQQMEIRRNLMELENNNMEIQIDTSKQLFAIADWEHECSRRRRKWRAEKRKERMSKDDSDKDSDSPDSPPETNETEEVVMARENLAALMTEQKKLHKQKAQLERRFLDLRDRARHLEELLPRRVSSEEQREVLGLLCKVHELEIENAEMQSHALLKDNVIRRKNFVVQRFEMHRHLCDEIIQQQRQLIDDHSLLVPPHLQELYEIYARELDKRKLDCAVALDKVTTRHTIKAGSLPKIALPAQGRDATQDVDSDQESVRNVCANERQGQAKLRRHTLPPILPEPEQDGNKVFRNTTQARHMKTSAVMTPPPIHLNGKGSRELQPLVPVSSLSFTQLSHSVSSHLDSSPESSEAGPDAPLSQNERQQILKGVHNISVKAARRRSKAREVEALRLPPASSPTEPPKQKSGLFSCEALPRSLPVRRGRQPSPELRRTTSDDNLSCSTGEGPSTQVTWTCPHKATSKNQTHREADFEARCKKRRSHSFEVTGQALPQSKATTAVRFRPLDSTSDPHLHVNGQPQVPLLRPQFRGVPPLAKIRAPVSNQQAGQTASHFLFEDPFPLELLLSLSVSTGPTSEASMAQMNNTKRIPFLRQPQPPLHITNGGQRPRRH
- the kif19 gene encoding kinesin-like protein KIF19 isoform X5; the encoded protein is MEDRPEPSISMVVLMDPMEDPDDVLRANRSREKTYVFDVAFDYLASQEEVYRATTKGLIEGLISGYNATVFAYGPTGCGKTYTMLGTDKEPGIYVRTLNDLFKAIEETSDDMMYSVSMSYLEIYNEMIRDLLNPSSGFLDLREDAKGVIQVAGITEVSTINAQEIMELLMKGNKQRTQEPTAANQTSSRSHAVLQVAIKQQSRCRDVLQEVRFARLFMIDLAGSERAAQTQNRGQRLKEGAHINRSLLALGNCINALSDKNGNKYVNYRDSKLTRLLKDSLGGNSRTIMIAHISPASVAFEESRNTLTYADRAKSIRTRVKKNLINVSYHIAQYTNIISDLRCEIERLKKKIADQAGRQHSSDRADIRHVQAEVQAHSCKQSRADMDQLREQLLDGFRQQMEIRRNLMELENNNMEIQIDTSKQLFAIADWEHECSRRRRKWRAEKRKERMSKDDSDKDSDSPDSPPETNETEEVVMARENLAALMTEQKKLHKQKAQLERRFLDLRDRARHLEELLPRRVSSEEQREVLGLLCKVHELEIENAEMQSHALLKDNVIRRKNFVVQRFEMHRHLCDEIIQQQRQLIDDHSLLVPPHLQELYEIYARELDKRKLDCAVALDKVTTRHTIKAGSLPKIALPAQGRDATQDVDSDQESVRNVCANERQGQAKLRRHTLPPILPEPEQDGNKVFRNTTQARHMKTSAVMTPPPIHLNGKGSRELQPLVPVSSLSFTQLSHSVSSHLDSSPESSEAGPDAPLSQNERQQILKGVHNISVKAARRRSKAREVEALRLPPASSPTEPPKQKSGLFSCEALPRSLPVRRGRQPSPELRRTTSDDNLSCSTGEGPSTQVTWTCPHKATSKNQTHREADFEARCKKRRSHSFEVTGQALPQSKATTAVRFRPLDSTSDPHLHVNGQPQVPLLRPQFRGVPPLAKIRAPVSNQQAGQTASHFLFEDPFPLELLLSLSVSTGPTSEASMAQMNNTKRIPFLRQPQPPLHITNGGQRPRRH
- the kif19 gene encoding kinesin-like protein KIF19 isoform X4 → MKDTGESKEQQLTVALRIRPLSDGEQEEAATIVAHRLDEQMVVLMDPMEDPDDVLRANRSREKTYVFDVAFDYLASQEEVYRATTKGLIEGLISGYNATVFAYGPTGCGKTYTMLGTDKEPGIYVRTLNDLFKAIEETSDDMMYSVSMSYLEIYNEMIRDLLNPSSGFLDLREDAKGVIQVAGITEVSTINAQEIMELLMKGNKQRTQEPTAANQTSSRSHAVLQVAIKQQSRCRDVLQEVRFARLFMIDLAGSERAAQTQNRGQRLKEGAHINRSLLALGNCINALSDKNGNKYVNYRDSKLTRLLKDSLGGNSRTIMIAHISPASVAFEESRNTLTYADRAKSIRTRVKKNLINVSYHIAQYTNIISDLRCEIERLKKKIADQAGRQHSSDRADIRHVQAEVQAHSCKQSRADMDQLREQLLDGFRQQMEIRRNLMELENNNMEIQIDTSKQLFAIADWEHECSRRRRKWRAEKRKERMSKDDSDKDSDSPDSPPETNETEEVVMARENLAALMTEQKKLHKQKAQLERRFLDLRDRARHLEELLPRRVSSEEQREVLGLLCKVHELEIENAEMQSHALLKDNVIRRKNFVVQRFEMHRHLCDEIIQQQRQLIDDHSLLVPPHLQELYEIYARELDKRKLDCAVALDKVTTRHTIKAGSLPKIALPAQGRDATQDVDSDQESVRNVCANERQGQAKLRRHTLPPILPEPEQDGNKVFRNTTQARHMKTSAVMTPPPIHLNGKGSRELQPLVPVSSLSFTQLSHSVSSHLDSSPESSEAGPDAPLSQNERQQILKGVHNISVKAARRRSKAREVEALRLPPASSPTEPPKQKSGLFSCEALPRSLPVRRGRQPSPELRRTTSDDNLSCSTGEGPSTQVTWTCPHKATSKNQTHREADFEARCKKRRSHSFEVTGQALPQSKATTAVRFRPLDSTSDPHLHVNGQPQVPLLRPQFRGVPPLAKIRAPVSNQQAVSTGPTSEASMAQMNNTKRIPFLRQPQPPLHITNGGQRPRRH